A region of Astyanax mexicanus isolate ESR-SI-001 chromosome 23, AstMex3_surface, whole genome shotgun sequence DNA encodes the following proteins:
- the mettl21a gene encoding protein N-lysine methyltransferase METTL21A — protein sequence MALVPYDENVLPALSKIHSSSAEFHFASHRLRLAQDWNRLGVAAVVWDAAVVLCMYLELGHVDLKGKTVIELGAGTGLVGIVAALLGANVTITDRKPALDFLSSNVNENVPPELQGAVQVSELTWGEGLEHYPSGSYDLILGADIVYLEETFPALLKTLDHLSSENTGILLSCRIRYERDERFLDMLRTRFSVQEVHYDKQRDIHIYRAARIRNKSEL from the exons ATGGCTCTGGTGCCGTATGATGAGAACGTCCTTCCAGCTCTCTCTAAAATCCACAGCTCTTCAGCCGAGTTCCATTTCGCTTCACATCGACTTCGACTGGCCCAGGACTGGAATCGACTAGGCGTGGCCGCCGTTGTGTGGGATGCT GCAGTGGTGCTGTGCATGTATCTGGAGCTTGGTCACGTGGATCTGAAGGGGAAGACTGTCATTGAGCTGGGCGCTGGCACTGGACTAGTGGGCATAGTGGCCGCACTGCTTG GAGCCAATGTGACGATCACAGATCGGAAGCCTGCGCTGGATTTCTTGAGCTCTAACGTGAATGAGAACGTACCTCCAGAACTGCAGGGGGCAGTGCAGGTGTCTGAGCTGACCTGGGGAGAGGGTCTAGAACACTATCCTTCTGGAAGCTATGACCTTATTCTCGGAGCAGATATCGTTTACCTGGAGGAAACGTTTCCTGCTCTGCTCAAGACTCTGGATCACCTGAGCTCAGAGAACACGGGTATTCTGCTGTCGTGCCGGATCAGATACGAGCGAGACGAGCGTTTTCTGGACATGCTGAGGACACGGTTTTCTGTGCAGGAGGTTCATTACGATAAACAGAGGGACATTCATATCTACAGAGCCGCGAGGATTAGGAACAAATCTGAACTGTGA